Within the Gracilinema caldarium DSM 7334 genome, the region TCAGCAAAAAAATCAGCCAGAAGGATGATATCGCTTTTCCGTTCCCGCAGGGGTGGTATATGGATGGGAAAAACATTGAGCCGGTAATAGAGGTCTTCCCTGAATCGGCCTTGTTTAATGTCCTCTTCCAGGTTTCGATTGGTTGCCGCAATAAGACGTACATCAATCTTGATGGGCTCGTTTCCCCCAACCCGCTCAATCTCCCGCTCTTGAAGCACCCGAAGCAGTTTTACTTGAATTTGTGGGCTTAGATCCCCGATTTCATCCAGGAATATGGTACCACCATTGGCAAGTTCAAATCGGCCTTTTCGCTGGTTGAGAGCCCCAGTAAAGGCACCCTTTTCATGACCAAAGAGTTCACTTTCTATAATCGACTCTGGGAGGGCCGCACAGTTTACTTTGATGAAAGCCTGTTTCATTCGTTTCGACTGGCGGTGAATTTCGGAGGCCACCAATTCCTTACCGGTTCCACTTTCCCCGGTAATCAGCACCGTAGCATCACTGGGGGCTACCTGGGCAACCAGATCAAGAACTGCCCTGATACCCTTGCTGGTACCAATAATATGCGGCTGGTTATGCGGACCATAGGTTTTTGCATCAACTTTTTCCGATTCTGATGCGTTTTCATGCAGCCGCTGTAGTGAGATAAGGCGATACTGTTCTTCCTGTATCCGTTCCCGAAGCTTAGCCGAATCGGCGATAATCGATGCTACCGCCTCAAGAATTTTCTGGTCCGATTTGAGGAGAGCTTCTGTATAATCAGCTGGAAGCCGACGTTCAGCACTTAAGGTTCCCAGTACCTGATTTCCGCTTTTTATAGGAACACAATAATAGGCAACGCCAACAAGATCTTCTTTTTTTCTGCCTCCAGCCCGGTTGAGAAAACGGCTTTCCTTTGAAAGGTCGGGTACTACAATTGGGATTCCAGTCTCAAAGACCTTGCCCACGAGGCCCTCACCCATCCGGTATTTGCCCCGTTCTTTTTCTTCTTCGGTTAATCCCGGGGCCTCTTCTATCTTAAGGAGTCCTGTAGCTCGGTCTAACAGGGTCACCATTCCCCGTGCAAGGGTGGTCCGCATTTCCAATAATGAGAGGAGCGGCCCGAGGGAACTGCGTAATTCCACATGCTTATCCAGGGTCCTAGTAATATCTAAAAGCAGTAAAAGCTCGTCCCGTTCAGAAAGTAAGCACTTCATGTCATTCATACAATGAAAATACTACAAAAATGTAGGAAACAACAAGAGTTATATCTTTTTTAATATCCTGGTGCCGATGCGCATCATAATTCAGAAAAAATTGAAATAACAACATTAAAGCCATAGGGAACCTGCACTTTTAATAAAGAGATTTTAATGGTAGTGCGACAAAATTGTTTAATTTGACAGAATAATAAAGTGGTGCCACAATAAAATTAATCTTACATTTAAGGAGGAACTATGAGTGCCTTAATAGCCATCATAGCCCTGGTTATTTATTTTGTGTTCTACTTTGTATATGGTAGAACCATCCAGACCAAGCTCCTGAAAAGTCAGGAAGCTCCTGATGCTCCGTCCAAACGGCTGCAGGATGGAGTAGATTATGTTCCTACCAACAAGTTTGTTCTATTCGGCCACCATTTCGCGTCCATTGCCGGTGCTGGCCCGATTACCGGCCCTGCTATGGCTATTGCCTGGGGATGGTTACCGGGACTGCTTTGGATCTGGTTCGGCAACATCTTTATCGGTGCGATCCATGACTACCTGTCACTTGCCGCTTCAGTCCGTTACGATGGTCGGTCGGTTCAATTTGTCGCCCAAGACATGGTGGGGAAAAAAGCTGGAAAATCCTTTGGCTGGTTTGTTCTCTTCCTCTGTATCCTGGTAGTTGCCGCCTTTGGTGACATTGTAGCCGGACAGTTTGCCGCCGATGGCCGGGTGTTCTCAGCTTTCTTCTTCTTCTGCGTTGCTGCTATTATCGCTGGCTTTATCATGTACAAGTCCCCCCTCGGTATGGGCTGGGGATCTTTAATCGGTGTAGTACTTATCATCGCAGCATTCTGGGCTGGTGATTTGCTCCCTATAAAGGCTACTAAGGATGTTTGGTTTATCGTAATTTTCGTGTATATTGTCATTGCTTCCGCATTACCAGTTAACTTCCTCCTGCAACCCCGGGATTACCTTAACAGCTTCCTCCTCTATTTCGGATTGCTCGTAGGTGGTATTGCAGCCCTTGTATCCTTCGGTGCATTTGATTCAGCCCCCCTCTTTACCAGCTTCTCCGCCAAGGTTATCGGTGGTCAGCCTTCTCCTTTCTGGCCCACGGTACCCCTCGTAATCGCCTGTGGGGCCCTTTCTGGGTTCCATGCCCTGGTGGCTTCCGGGACAAGCTCCAAACAGATTGCTTCAGAAAAGGATGCCCTCTTTGTTGGATATGGAGCCATGTTAACCGAAGGGTTCCTTTCTACTATTGTAGTCATTTCCATCGCATCCTTTGGCGACGTTGCCATGGGTAATTGGGAAGCCATATTAAAAACTCCCGCCCTGAGCCGCTTTGTTAAAGCCTATGGCGCTATGGTCAGTACAACCCTCCCCTTCTTTACCAAGGAATTCATGACCCTCTTTGCTTCTGTTTGGGTCAGTTCCTTTGCTCTTACGACTCTGGATACCACCAACCGCCTCGGCCGCTATCTGGTACAGGAGATGGCCCTCCCCCTGAAGGATAAGTCCCCCGCTCTCTATGGTATATTAGAAAACAAATGGGTGGCTTCTATCATTATTGCATTCATCGGTATCTTCCTGGCCCGTTCCGGTGGATACAACACCCTGTGGCCTGCCTTCTCCGGTGCTAATCAGCTCATCGCTTCCATCGTCATGCTGACCGCTGCGGTCTGGGTAAAGAACAAGCTGAATCCTAAATATACCAATGTGGTGCTTATCCCCGCCATATTCCTCTGGGTTACCGTTACAGTGGCCCTGGTCTGGTATGAAATCGTGGTAGTCCCCACATTCTTTGTGAAAATGGAAGACACCATGAAGGTTATTACCGGAAGTGTTGTTGGAACCATCAACGTAATCATGCTGATTCTTAACTTCGTCATGATTGTCAGCTTCTACAAGAACTTCTCCGGCAAGAAAGCAAACGCTTAATTTCTAATCACCGGGCTCCGCCGAATGGCGGAGCCCTTTACAATGCAAAGGAACCTATGACTAAGGAACAGCTAGTACAAAAACTAAAATCTGCCTGGTATATCATTCGTCAGGTGCACCGTGAAAAAGCCACGGAAATGCTCGAATTCGAAGTGAAGGAACTGCAGAATCTTTTCTCCCTCATAGTACTCGGGAGCCTGGTAGGGCTTCCCTCTCCGCCTCCAGCGATAGCCTTTGAGCTTATTCCCCTTATGGAGGATGAGATTCGTACCATGACCAGCAGGGCAGACTTTGCCCAGGACCCCCTGGGAGCCCTTGTAAGCATGCTCAACATTGATTAATAAGCGGGAACAACTATGAAGAAACTCGCCTTTTTTTTAGGCAAGGGAGGGGTGGGAAAAACTACCCTGTCCTCTGCTACTGCCTACCGTCTTGCTGCGAGCGGGCTTAAGGTTTTCATTTGCTCCCTTGATCCTGCCCACAACCTGGGTGATGTATTTCATACAAAATTATCAAATGAACTGCGTCCGATCAGGGAAAATCTGGAGGGCATGGAAATTGACTTGGCCTCGTGGGTCCAGAAGTATCTTGAGGAAAGCCGCAGCGAAATACAGAATGCCTACCGGTACAATGTGGTCATAGATTTAAACAAATACCTGGATATTATGAAATATTCGCCCGGTACAGAGGAATATGCGGTGCTCTGGGCCATTGAGTATATTTATAAAACCTATCATGAGACCTATGACATCATCATCTTTGACACCCCTCCCACCGCTTTAACACTGCGCTTTCTGGCCATGCCGGCTATCTCGAGTCTTTGGGTTAAGGAACTCTCCAATCTGCGTAAAACAATTCTGGAAAAACGGCGGGTTTTACTGAAACTGAATCCAGAAGCGAACGTTCTGGGGGGCCAGGTTAAAAAGGAAGAGGACCCCATCTACCAAAAACTGGGAGCCATTCACCGGCGCCTTGAATATTTACAGGAGCTTTTTGCAAAGGAAAGTTATATTACTGTTGTATTAAATCCCGACGAATTAAGTTTTTCCGAATCTCTGCGTATCAGGGATGAACTGGTCAAGCTGGACGTTCCCATTGCAAGTCTTTGTTATAATAAATTTTATATTGATGACAGCCGCGGCGAACGGCTCCGAAACACCTTTAAGAGCGTTCCCATTTTCACCTTTAACCGTCTCGAAGAAGGAATTGTGGTCCTTGATGATCTTGCCAAATTAGAGGTATCACCACTGGTACATCATATGAGGAGTAATTAATGAACTGGTATATCCTTCCCTTAACACTGCTGGCACTGTACGCGGTATTTACCTATTTTCGGGGTATGAAGAAGAATAAATGGGTTTCAGGTTTTATTGCCAGTGAAACCGAAGCAATCCTAAAGCCCAAGAATACTGAATATGTCAATATAGGTGGCGCTATAGGCTATAATTTTACCTACACTCTACAGGAACCCTTTACTACAGCCAAAGGCACCTTTGCCCTTATTCCGCGGCAGTCTGCTTTTTATATGCCCGTCGTACTGATCCTGGGAGGAAAAGACCGCTACTATCTTACCATTTTTACTTCGAAAAAATTAATTGGAGAAGGACACATTATCGAAGCACGGTATTTTAATAAAATATCCAAGACTATTACAGGAATAGAAAAGCTAAAACAGGATCGGATTCAAAAGGGGAAACGAACCTTTGTGTTGCTTTGGGATGTTCCAAAGCTGGAAGAAAAACTTCACAGGGTGCTCGATGAAGCAGAAGAGTATCAGCTCTTAAAACATTTCTGTGTGTACCGGGACAATTCCAATTTTTATATTTTTATGGAACCTAAACGGCATGGTATCGAAGCCTTGTTAGGGTCGGTATACAAGAACGTTTCCTTATTCTGGGAAAAATAACAAAGTCTTTAGAAGGGCGCTAGTTTAAACTAAGGTTTTTAACGGCGCTTGCGTGCAATAGAGTGGGGGGGGGACTATGGGTCAGATTACTCAGGAAATGGCAGATAAGTTCGAAGCCATCTTAAAGCGGGTTAAGGAACCGGAAACGGAGCTATCGGTTTCGGAATTGAACCTCGTAAAACGCATCAGCTACAGCGAAACCGAGAAGAAATTTATTATTTATATGGATATTGCAAAGCCCCGCTTTCCCTGTTTAACCTGCGGAGTTGTAACCGAACAAATTCGAAACACCATAGAACGGCGTCTCCGGGAAGAGTTCATAAAGGAATTTCCCGGTTACGAGGTAGAAACGGTATAAGGCTATCTATCGCGACACGAGGGACTCGAACCCCCTACCTGCTGCTTAGAAGGCAGCTGCTCTATCCAGGTGAGCTAGTGTCGCAAAAACCTGCCTTATTTCACCGAATATTGCCATTCTTGTCAAGGCCATACAAATGGTGCTTGACGAAAGACCAAAGCCATTGGATACTATTGGTATAGTCCAATTAGATTGGAATTATACCAGGAGTATACCATGGGTCTAGAGATTAGCATAGACAAAACCAGCGAAAGCCCCGTGTACCGGCAGATTATCGAACAGATAACCCGGAAACTGCGCTCTGGCGAGCTGAAACCGGGAGACCGGCTTCCCACCGAGCGGGAACTGGCAGAACAGCTGGGCATAGCCCGGGGAACGGTGAACCGGGCCTACGAGGAGCTTACCCGATCCCAGATACTGGAATCCATACCGGGCAGGGGGAGCTTTATTTCCGCTCAGCAGGATGTGGCCGAAACAAGCCGTAAAGAACGGGCTGTAGCCCTCATTGCGGAACTTATCGACACCCTACGAAACCTGCGTTTTTCTTACCGGGAAATTCGCACCCTCATCGAATTAGGTATTCTTGAAAAAGAACGGATGTTCGAAGAGCTTTCCATCGCTGTGGTAGACTGTAACCCTGAAGCCCTGGCGGTTTTCCGCAGACAGCTTAATTTTCTTACCACCATGCCGCTCACCCTTTTTCTCCTCGACGATCTGGCTGCATCTACAGAGGTGGAAAAAAAGCTTGCTACCTTTGACCTGGTCCTCACCTCTGCCCGGCACTATTCGGAAGTTTTGGGTATGGCTCCCAGTATTAAGGATAAACTCATTCAAGTGGCCCTTTCCCCCTCCCAGGACACGATTATTGCCCTGGCAACGATTAAACCGGGCCGCAAACTGGGCATTATCTGTGAAAGCCGTCAGTTCAGGGACATTATTCTGAATAAACTCCGGGATCTTATGATTGATGATGGAGTCGAGGTTCTCCGCTACGCAGAACTAAATCGGTTTCCTCTCTTTCTTGCAGATAAGGAAGTTATTATTGTTCCCCCCTCCTGGAAACAGCCTGAAGGCAAGGTAGCTCAGGCTGCCTTGCAGGACTTTACCTCCCGGGGAGGTAAGCTCATCATTTTTGACTACCAGGTAGAACGGGGTTCGATCATTTATGTGGAAGAGCGGGTCCGGGACCTGCTTTCCCAGTAGGAGGAACCATGGCACAGCAGGAAAAACGGCCCTACACCATTGTTCTTGGGGTTATCGGTTTTGACTGCCATTCGGTGGGCAATAAGATACTGGATGCCTATTTTACCGAACAGGGTTTCAAGGTGATAAATCTGGGAGTCATGGTAAGCCAGGACGATTTTATTTCAGCGGCCATAGAAAGCGCTGCCGATGCCATTCTCGTTTCGAGCCTCTATGGACATGGCGAAATTGACTGCGATGGACTTCGGGGGCGCTGTATCGAACGGGGTATCGGCGACATCATCCTCTGGGTGGGAGGCAACCTGGTGGTGGGGAAAAAGGATTTTACTGAAGTAGAGGCAAAATTCCGTGCCATGGGTTTTGACCGGGTATTTCCCCCCGACACGGACCTGGACA harbors:
- a CDS encoding sigma-54-dependent Fis family transcriptional regulator gives rise to the protein MNDMKCLLSERDELLLLLDITRTLDKHVELRSSLGPLLSLLEMRTTLARGMVTLLDRATGLLKIEEAPGLTEEEKERGKYRMGEGLVGKVFETGIPIVVPDLSKESRFLNRAGGRKKEDLVGVAYYCVPIKSGNQVLGTLSAERRLPADYTEALLKSDQKILEAVASIIADSAKLRERIQEEQYRLISLQRLHENASESEKVDAKTYGPHNQPHIIGTSKGIRAVLDLVAQVAPSDATVLITGESGTGKELVASEIHRQSKRMKQAFIKVNCAALPESIIESELFGHEKGAFTGALNQRKGRFELANGGTIFLDEIGDLSPQIQVKLLRVLQEREIERVGGNEPIKIDVRLIAATNRNLEEDIKQGRFREDLYYRLNVFPIHIPPLRERKSDIILLADFFAEKYAHKNGKLIKRISSPALDLLTTYHWPGNVRELENCIERAVILSADNVIHSYHLPPSLQSAQSTQTEPTTTLEAALSRLEKELIIEALKITGGNMAAAARRLGITERQMGLRVHHYAIPWKMYRTTNM
- a CDS encoding carbon starvation protein A, which translates into the protein MSALIAIIALVIYFVFYFVYGRTIQTKLLKSQEAPDAPSKRLQDGVDYVPTNKFVLFGHHFASIAGAGPITGPAMAIAWGWLPGLLWIWFGNIFIGAIHDYLSLAASVRYDGRSVQFVAQDMVGKKAGKSFGWFVLFLCILVVAAFGDIVAGQFAADGRVFSAFFFFCVAAIIAGFIMYKSPLGMGWGSLIGVVLIIAAFWAGDLLPIKATKDVWFIVIFVYIVIASALPVNFLLQPRDYLNSFLLYFGLLVGGIAALVSFGAFDSAPLFTSFSAKVIGGQPSPFWPTVPLVIACGALSGFHALVASGTSSKQIASEKDALFVGYGAMLTEGFLSTIVVISIASFGDVAMGNWEAILKTPALSRFVKAYGAMVSTTLPFFTKEFMTLFASVWVSSFALTTLDTTNRLGRYLVQEMALPLKDKSPALYGILENKWVASIIIAFIGIFLARSGGYNTLWPAFSGANQLIASIVMLTAAVWVKNKLNPKYTNVVLIPAIFLWVTVTVALVWYEIVVVPTFFVKMEDTMKVITGSVVGTINVIMLILNFVMIVSFYKNFSGKKANA
- a CDS encoding ArsA family ATPase, with product MKKLAFFLGKGGVGKTTLSSATAYRLAASGLKVFICSLDPAHNLGDVFHTKLSNELRPIRENLEGMEIDLASWVQKYLEESRSEIQNAYRYNVVIDLNKYLDIMKYSPGTEEYAVLWAIEYIYKTYHETYDIIIFDTPPTALTLRFLAMPAISSLWVKELSNLRKTILEKRRVLLKLNPEANVLGGQVKKEEDPIYQKLGAIHRRLEYLQELFAKESYITVVLNPDELSFSESLRIRDELVKLDVPIASLCYNKFYIDDSRGERLRNTFKSVPIFTFNRLEEGIVVLDDLAKLEVSPLVHHMRSN
- a CDS encoding GntR family transcriptional regulator codes for the protein MGLEISIDKTSESPVYRQIIEQITRKLRSGELKPGDRLPTERELAEQLGIARGTVNRAYEELTRSQILESIPGRGSFISAQQDVAETSRKERAVALIAELIDTLRNLRFSYREIRTLIELGILEKERMFEELSIAVVDCNPEALAVFRRQLNFLTTMPLTLFLLDDLAASTEVEKKLATFDLVLTSARHYSEVLGMAPSIKDKLIQVALSPSQDTIIALATIKPGRKLGIICESRQFRDIILNKLRDLMIDDGVEVLRYAELNRFPLFLADKEVIIVPPSWKQPEGKVAQAALQDFTSRGGKLIIFDYQVERGSIIYVEERVRDLLSQ
- the glmS gene encoding methylaspartate mutase subunit S — encoded protein: MAQQEKRPYTIVLGVIGFDCHSVGNKILDAYFTEQGFKVINLGVMVSQDDFISAAIESAADAILVSSLYGHGEIDCDGLRGRCIERGIGDIILWVGGNLVVGKKDFTEVEAKFRAMGFDRVFPPDTDLDKTVQELIEDIEKRRQKKAEEKH